A single Mus caroli chromosome 15, CAROLI_EIJ_v1.1, whole genome shotgun sequence DNA region contains:
- the LOC110310320 gene encoding DNA dC->dU-editing enzyme APOBEC-3: MQPQRLGPRAGMGPFCLGCSHRKCYSPIRNLISQETFKFHFENLRYAKNRNNTFLCYEVTRKDCDSPVSLYHGVFTNKDDIHAEICFLYWFHDKVLKVLSPREEFMVTWYMSWSPCFKCAEQVVRFLATHHNLSLDIFSSRLYNVSKPETQQNLCRLVLEGAQVAAMDLYEFKKCWKKFVDNDGRRFRPWESLLTNFRYQDSKLQEILRRMGLLSEEEFCWQFYNRGVKHLCYYHYMKPYLCYQVEQFNGQEPLKGCLLSKKGKQHAEILFLDKIRSMELSQVTITCYLTWSPCPNCAWQLAAFKRDHPDLILHIYTSRLYFHWKRPFQKGLCSLWQSGILVDVMDLPQFTDCWTNFVSPKRPFWPWEGLEKNSRRTQRRLRRIKESWGLQDLVNDFGNLQLGPPIS, from the exons ATGCAACCCCAGCGCCTGGGGCCCAGAGCTGGGATGGGCCCATTCTGTCTGGGATGCAGCCATCGCAAATGCTATTCACCGATCAG AAACCTGATATCTCAAGAAACATTCAAGTTCCACTTTGAGAACCTACGCTATGCCAAAAACCGGAATAATACCTTCTTGTGCTATGAAGTGACTAGAAAGGACTGCGATTCACCCGTCTCCCTTTACCATGGGGTCTTTACGAACAAG GACGACATCCACGCTGAAATCTGCTTTTTATACTGGTTCCATGACAAAGTACTGAAAGTGCTGTCTCCGAGGGAAGAGTTCATGGTCACCTGGTATATGTCCTGGAGCCCCTGTTTCAAATGTGCAGAGCAGGTAGTAAGGTTCCTGGCCACACACCACAACCTGAGCCTGGACATCTTCAGCTCCCGCCTCTACAACGTATCGAAACCAGAAACCCAGCAGAATCTTTGCAGGCTGGTTCTGGAAGGAGCCCAGGTGGCTGCCATGGACCTATACG AATTTAAAAAGTGTTGGAAGAAGTTTGTGGACAATGACGGCAGGCGATTCAGGCCTTGGGAAAGCCTGCTTACAAATTTTAGATACCAGGATTCTAAGCTTCAGGAGATTCTGAG ACGAATGGGCCTGCTAAGTGAAGAGGAATTTTGCTGGCAGTTTTACAACAGAGGAGTCAAGCATCTCTGCTACTACCACTACATGAAACCCTATCTGTGCTACCAGGTGGAGCAGTTCAATGGCCAAGAGCCACTCAAAGGCTGCCTGCTAAGCAAG AAAGGCAAACAGCATGCAGAAATCCTCTTCCTTGATAAGATTCGGTCCATGGAGCTGAGCCAAGTGACAATCACCTGCTACCTCACGTGGAGCCCCTGCCCAAACTGTGCCTGGCAACTGGCGGCATTCAAAAGGGATCATCCAGATCTAATTCTGCATATCTACACCTCCCGCCTATATTTCCACTGGAAGAGGCCCTTCCAGAAGGGGCTGTGTTCTTTGTGGCAATCAGGGATCCTGGTGGACGTCATGGACCTCCCAC AGTTTACTGACTGCTGGACAAACTTTGTGAGCCCGAAAAGGCCGTTTTGGCCATGGGAAGGACTGGAGAAAAACAGCAGGCGCACACAAAGGCGGCTCCGCAGGATCAAGGAG TCCTGGGGTCTGCAAGATTTGGTGAATGACTTTGGAAACCTACAGCTTGGACCCCCGATATCTTGA
- the Cbx7 gene encoding chromobox protein homolog 7 isoform X3, producing MAYEEKEERDRASGYRKRGPKPRRLLLQVRKAHKYLRLSRMKFPPRGPHLESHSHRRELSLQESAAPDVVQTPGEWEPMEQAPEEEAEADLTNGPPPWTPMLPSSEVTVTDITANSVTVTFREAQAAEGFFRDRSEKL from the exons GGAGGAGAGAGACCGAGCCTCAGGGTATAGGAAGAGAGGTCCGAAACCCAGGCGGCTTCTGCTGCAG GTGCGCAAAGCCCACAAGTACCTGCGGCTCTCACGCATGAAGTTCCCGCCACGCGGGCCCCACCTGGAGAGTCACAGCCATCGACGGGAGCTCTCCCTGCAGGAGTCAGCAGCCCCAGATGTCGTGCAGACCCCGGGAGAATGGGAGCCTATGGAGCAGGCCCCTGAGGAGGAGG CAGAAGCAGACCTGACCAATGGGCCGCCTCCCTGGACACCCATGCTCCCCTCAAGTGAGGTTACCGTGACTGACATCACCGCCAACTCCGTCACCGTCACCTTCCGCGAGGCTCAAGCCGCCGAGGGCTTCTTCCGAGACCGCAGCGAGAAGCTGTGA